In one window of Camelina sativa cultivar DH55 chromosome 15, Cs, whole genome shotgun sequence DNA:
- the LOC104747040 gene encoding 14-3-3-like protein GF14 iota isoform X1, protein MSSSGSDKERETFVYMTKLSEQAERYDEMVETMKKVARVNSELTVEERNRLSVGYKNVIRARRASWKIMSSIKQNEECKGNESNVKHIKGYRQKVEDELANICQDILKPH, encoded by the exons ATGTCATCGTCAGGATccgacaaagagagagagacttttgtGTATATGACTAAGCTCTCCGAGCAAGCTGAGCGATACGACG AGATGGTGGAGACGATGAAGAAAGTGGCGAGAGTGAACAGCGAGCTGACGGTGGAAGAGAGGAATCGGTTGTCGGTTGGTTACAAGAACGTGATCAGGGCGAGAAGAGCTTCGTGGAAGATAATGTCGTCAATCAAGCAGAATGAAGAGTGCAAAGGCAATGAATCGAATGTGAAACACATCAAGGGTTATCGCCAAAAGGTAGAAGACGAGCTCGCCAACATTTGTCAAGACATTCTCAAACCTCACTGA
- the LOC104747040 gene encoding 14-3-3-like protein GF14 iota isoform X2, giving the protein MSSSGSDKERETFVYMTKLSEQAERYDEMVETMKKVARVNSELTVEERNRLSVGYKNVIRARRASWKIMSSIKQNEECKGNESNVKHIKGYRQKV; this is encoded by the exons ATGTCATCGTCAGGATccgacaaagagagagagacttttgtGTATATGACTAAGCTCTCCGAGCAAGCTGAGCGATACGACG AGATGGTGGAGACGATGAAGAAAGTGGCGAGAGTGAACAGCGAGCTGACGGTGGAAGAGAGGAATCGGTTGTCGGTTGGTTACAAGAACGTGATCAGGGCGAGAAGAGCTTCGTGGAAGATAATGTCGTCAATCAAGCAGAATGAAGAGTGCAAAGGCAATGAATCGAATGTGAAACACATCAAGGGTTATCGCCAAAAG GTTTGA